The proteins below are encoded in one region of Pseudomonadota bacterium:
- a CDS encoding HTTM domain-containing protein → MSEAIPSLRQLGLRWHAFLTPACDPRPCALIRIGYASLVFVNFAAMAMHVESMWSEQGWLPLEVSRRLTDRYALTVFMLLPANATVLWTCYVAALVQSFLLALGFLSRFNAVCVFVWLVSFQHRNVFITDGEDIVFRMVGFMVIWLPMNLTYALDATLWPAKGAGSAPSSGWALRMLQLEMCLIMLCAGIEKLEGDHWWTGDAMYYVSKLDDLFRRYPPPQALSESLWFLRIMSWSTLAVELLAPLLLWFRETRRVALGAIVALHLGIDYMMNLFLFQWIMLVGWLSHFTWKELVWLCTSPMRLVRVVRSQVPRNA, encoded by the coding sequence GTGAGCGAGGCGATCCCCAGTTTGCGCCAGCTCGGCCTTCGCTGGCATGCCTTTCTCACGCCGGCCTGCGATCCAAGGCCGTGCGCGCTCATTCGGATAGGGTACGCATCCCTGGTCTTCGTGAACTTCGCAGCCATGGCCATGCACGTCGAGTCCATGTGGAGCGAGCAAGGCTGGCTTCCGCTCGAGGTCTCGCGCCGGCTGACCGACCGCTACGCGTTGACCGTGTTCATGCTGCTACCCGCGAACGCGACCGTACTGTGGACTTGCTACGTGGCCGCCCTTGTGCAGTCGTTCCTATTGGCGCTCGGCTTTCTGTCGCGTTTCAACGCCGTTTGCGTGTTCGTGTGGCTGGTGTCTTTCCAGCACCGCAACGTCTTCATCACCGACGGTGAAGATATCGTGTTCCGCATGGTCGGGTTCATGGTGATCTGGTTGCCGATGAATCTAACGTATGCCCTCGATGCCACGCTATGGCCGGCCAAGGGCGCCGGATCGGCGCCGAGCTCCGGCTGGGCCCTGCGCATGCTGCAGCTCGAGATGTGCCTGATCATGCTCTGTGCAGGAATCGAAAAGCTCGAGGGCGATCACTGGTGGACGGGGGACGCCATGTACTACGTGAGCAAGCTCGACGATCTGTTCAGACGCTACCCTCCGCCCCAGGCGTTGTCGGAATCGCTGTGGTTTCTGCGGATCATGTCGTGGAGCACGCTTGCCGTCGAGCTGCTGGCACCGCTGCTGCTGTGGTTTCGGGAAACACGGCGCGTGGCTCTGGGGGCGATCGTAGCCTTGCATCTGGGCATCGATTACATGATGAACTTGTTTCTGTTCCAGTGGATCATGCTGGTAGGGTGGCTATCGCACTTCACTTGGAAGGAGCTCGTGTGGCTATGCACGAGCCCCATGCGCCTGGTACGCGTGGTGCGGTCCCAGGTGCCCCGCAACGCATAG